A genomic window from Silene latifolia isolate original U9 population chromosome Y, ASM4854445v1, whole genome shotgun sequence includes:
- the LOC141632783 gene encoding protein FAR1-RELATED SEQUENCE 5-like, which produces MILLSLHLLLHCSIEPPDASSSTPHVEQHSVPSRVHQLLLDSTPGGSELWTRNVAPEFKPYIGQLFGTLEEAISFYDVYAEACGFRDRKGKATVLDSGKEQATPRPFDIRNTKLTRIGCTTMIEFRYNGDGYVVFQFREWHNHRLCSLRNQQFQKKHRHLHLYHKKTIIDHSSVNQGPTRAFRNVKEYVDGYENGRAQLVDFKNFGRDIKCFIGDRDAQLFVNYFEDKRDTNAGFYFAYELDSGKCLVRAFWCDAESRRNYALFGDYITYDPTYSTNKYCMLFTPFTGVDHHKRSVTFASALLFHEDEDSFTWVFQKFLDAMGQREPHRIITDQCAGIKLGLRAVFKHAKRRYCMWHIMQKLTDKVGPAISRETDFVSRLNAIVWDAELEPLEFEEKWCQLVNEHNLEGNSWLSTMFRKRRKWIPAYFRDVPMGCLLRTTQRSESQNNFFKRFENAHGTLVEFLMRFQSVIDVQRHTQKQLDRDDDCTLPQLATSLKLEAHASKVYTNRFLVFSSRSFASICSLSVGGFTPPANGVELIGIADAKGIICRHIIWVYSGKQVHTLPDKYILMWWTKNAHKIPLYGPHGELIEDFDATDLRKMEMCKLWSEFYATISVLKNVSTKDITDLVDTLKQFRVKLNPQSESMTKEQELEMLLGCSSSTEVRILPPRQKQYHILLEIISHFCSTQYHCLRITECDIGSSDEDDADDG; this is translated from the exons ATGATATTATTGAGTCTTCACTTACTTCTACATTGCTCGATTGAACCACCTGATGCATCTAGTTCTACTCCacatgttgaacaacattctgtTCCTTCTCGTGTGCATCAACTACTTTTGGACTCCACACCTGGTGGTAGTGAATTGTGGACAAGGAATGTTGCACCAGAGTTTAAACCTTATATTGGCCAGTTGTTTGGGACGTTGGAAGAAGCTATTAGTTTTTATGATGTGTATGCAGAAGCATGTG GTTTTAGAGATCGTAAGGGGAAGGCTACTGTTTTAGATAGTGGAAAGGAGCAGGCAACTCCCAGGCCTTTTGATATCAGGAACACTAAATTAACTAGGATTGGTTGTACTACTATGATTGAGTTTCGCTATAATGGGGATGGTTATGTTGTTTTTCAGTTTCGTGAGTGGCATAATCACCGTCTTTGTTCACTTAGAAATCAACAGTTTCAAAAAAAACACAGGCACCTCCATCTTTACCATAAAAAGACAATTATTGATCATTCAAGTGTTAATCAAGGGCCAACAAGGGCATTTAGAAATGTCAAGGAATATGTAGATGGCTATGAGAATGGTAGAGCTCAACTGGTTGATTTTAAGAATTTTGGAAGGGATATCAAATGTTTCATAGGAGATCGAGATGCTCAACTGTTTGTTAACTATTTTGAGGATAAACGTGATACCAATGCAGGTTTTTACTTTGCTTATGAGTTGGATTCTGGTAAATGCTTGGTTCGTGCGTTTTGGTGTGATGCAGAGTCTCGTAGAAACTATGCTTTGTTTGGTGATTACATCACTTACGATCCAACTTACAGTACGAATAAGTATTGTATGCTTTTCACTCCTTTTACTGGCGTAGACCACCACAAAAGGTCAGTTACTTTTGCTTCTGCGTTGCTATTTCATGAGGATGAAGATTCGTTCACATGGGTCTTTCAAAAGTTCCTTGATGCTATGGGACAGCGAGAGCCACACCGTATAATAACTGATCAGTGTGCTGGAATAAAGTTGGGTTTGCGTGCTGTCTTCAAACATGCTAAGcgcagatattgcatgtggcatatcatgcaaaAGCTTACTGATAAGGTTGGGCCTGCAATTTCGAGAGAGACTGATTTTGTCAGCCGTTTGAATGCTATTGTTTGGGATGCTGAGTTAGAACCTCTTGAATTTGAAGAAAAGTGGTGTCAGTTGGtcaatgagcataatcttgaagGTAATTCCTGGTTGTCAACCATGTTTAGAAAAAGGAGGAAATGGATCCCAGCTTATTTTCGTGATGTTCCTATGGGTTGTCTATTACGAACAACTCAACGTTCTGAGAGTCAGAATAACTTTTTCAAGCGTTTTGAAAATGCACATGGTACACTTGTTGAATTCTTGATGCGGTTTCAAAGTGTCATTGATGTACAgcgccatactcaaaaacaacttGATAGAGACGATGATTGTACTCTTCCACAATTAGCGACTTCTCTTAAGTTGGAAGCTCATGCTTCCAAGGTTTATACAAATCGCTTTCTCGTATTTTCAAGTAGAAGCTTCGCTTCTATTTGTTCCCTTAGTGTTGGTGGCTTCACACCACCTGCAAACGGTGTAGAATTAATTGGTATTGCTGATGC GAAGGGTATTATTTGTAGACACATTATCTGGGTTTACTCTGGAAAACAAGTCCACACTTTGCCCGATAAATACATTCTTATGTGGTGGACCAAGAATGCACATAAGATCCCTCTTTATGGTCCACATGGTGAGTTAATTGAGGATTTTGATGCCACTGATTTACGAAAGATGGAAATGTGCAAGTTATGGTCAGAGTTCTACGCGACCATCAGTGTGCTCAAGAATGTGTCTACGAAGGACATCACTGATCTTGTTGACACCCTTAAACAATTCAGGGTGAAACTCAATCCGCAATCAGAGTCAATGACCAAAGAGCAGGAGTTGGAGATGCTTCTTGGTTGCAGTTCCTCAACTGAGGTGAGGATTTTACCACCTCGTCAG
- the LOC141632784 gene encoding uncharacterized protein LOC141632784: protein MKKPNLTDDESHRVVCMLFESCKNGNPEHGKMNEEATTFNVTRKSIYSIWTAAKKQRMEHIPINVRSKIKGKKGKERIPCPIETIMGLDVSKRTTLKKLGKAIGHSPYTCHRWVKKGLIKSHTDSIHPALSQDNKFIRLHFVMGKLVFDRLLRCVMFKDMSHIIHIDEKWFYTINPKRRYYIGSNEALPYRSCKSKRYITKIMFLAAVPRPTYKENEEVLLDGKLGIWPFTYQEPTKRKSKNRDAGTVVTKPIESIIKKVTKETLINLVIPAINEKWPATASNEISIQQDNKKPHINGKDKDFIEVATSDGFNIKLSQQPPNFPDLNILDLGFLQDEFPAKTVEELVKNVTEAYEAETFETLDNVWLSLQACMVEIMK, encoded by the coding sequence ATGAAGAAACCAAATCTCACTGATGATGAGAGCCATAGAGTTGTGTGTATGTTGTTTGAGAGCTGCAAAAATGGAAACCCAGAGCACGGTAAGATGAATGAAGAAGCCACCACATTCAATGTCACAAGAAAAAGTATTTATAGCATTTGGACAGCAGCAAAAAAGCAACGTATGGAGCACATACCCATCAACGTAAGGAGTAAAATAAAAGGAAAGAAGGGGAAAGAAAGGATACCTTGTCCAATTGAGACCATTATGGGACTTGATGTGTCAAAGAGAACCACCTTAAAGAAGTTGGGAAAGGCAATAGGGCATTCACCTTACACCTGCCATAGATGGGTTAAAAAAGGTTTAATTAAGTCTCACACAGACAGCATACACCCAGCATTAAGTCAAGACAACAAGTTTATCAGGCTACATTTTGTAATGGGGAAATTGGTCTTTGATAGACTGTTAAGGTGTGTCATGTTCAAGGACATGAGTCATATTATCCACATAGATGAAAAGTGGTTTTATACGATAAATCCAAAGCGCAGATACTACATAGGCAGCAATGAAGCACTTCCATATAGAAGTTGTAAGAGCAAGAGATACATAACCAAAATTATGTTCTTGGCTGCTGTTCCAAGGCCAACATACAAGGAAAATGAGGAGGTTCTATTAGATGGGAAGCTTGGCATATGGCCATTTACTTACCAAGAACCAACAAAGAGGAAAAGTAAGAATAGAGATGCAGGTACAGTAGTCACAAAACCCATTGAATCTATCATCAAGAAAGTTACCAAGGAAACTTTGATCAATTTAGTGATACCGGCCATTAACGAAAAATGGCCAGCAACTGCATCAAATGAAATAAGCATTCAACAAGATAATAAAAAGCCACACATCAATGGAAAAGATAAAGATTTCATAGAGGTAGCCACATCAGATGGTTTCAATATCAAGTTAAGTCAACAACCACCTAACTTCCCTGATTTAAATATCTTAGACTTAGGTTTCTTGCAAGATGAGTTTCCAGCTAAGACAGTTGAAGAGTTGGTCAAGAATGTGACTGAAGCATATGAAGCAGAGACATTTGAAACCTTAGACAATGTGTGGCTAAGCTTGCAAGCTTGTATGGTGGAAATTATGAAATGA